The window TCGGTGAGGATGGAGATGGTCTTGTCGACCCCGGCGCGCCCACCGGCCATGAGGCCGTACAGGTAGGCGCGGCCGATCAACGTGAACCTCGCGCCCAGGGCGAGGGCGGCGACGATGTCGGCGCCGTTCATGAT of the Kineococcus rhizosphaerae genome contains:
- a CDS encoding alpha-hydroxy-acid oxidizing protein, giving the protein IMNGADIVAALALGARFTLIGRAYLYGLMAGGRAGVDKTISILTDQITRTMRLLQVTSLDELTPAHVTQLQRLVPRA